In one Aythya fuligula isolate bAytFul2 chromosome 12, bAytFul2.pri, whole genome shotgun sequence genomic region, the following are encoded:
- the DDX28 gene encoding probable ATP-dependent RNA helicase DDX28, which produces MALRRGGAAAARAAVGSQPPEHVVRIPWALRQRLEKRRKARRPGEAAVPSGKLLLRSRRPELSQPRWQIVGRWERPRLVSAGWKHREACGDYFQLEPSQEAAPALKAPPAPQGQSFAELGLQPALLAALQRLEVGRPTAVQRLAIPALLRGRSALCAAETGSGKTLAYLLPLLDRLLARPEEKEEEKEEEKKVAAPRGLVVVPSRELAAQVGAVAAALCRPAGLRLRGLTGGGAAGGLRRQLRGPGVAVLLGTPGALRDALRRRFLSLGRLRWMVLDEADTLMDESFAAPIEEILAHAPLAAGAPGPAGPREERTQVVVVGATFPAGLSEVLGRFVDVGRFASLATQGLHRLPPHVQQKFVRLKGQDKLPELLQLLKDHPASGGAVIIFCNSASTVNWLGYILDDHKIKHLRLQGQMSAVARAGIFASFQKGDVSVLVCTDLASRGLDTSSVQLVVNYDFPDTLQDYLHRVGRVGRVGSKTPGAVVSFVTHKWDVDLVRKIETAARKRTGLPGMDSSINEPPPKAD; this is translated from the coding sequence atggCGCTGAGGCGCGGCGGGGCAGCGGCCGCCCGGGCGGCGGTGGGCTCGCAGCCCCCGGAGCATGTGGTGCGCATCCCCTGGGCCCTGCGGCAGCGCCTGGAGAAGCGGCGGAAGGCGAGGCGGCCCGGGGAGGCGGCGGTGCCCTCCGGCAAGCTGCTGCTGCGCAGCCGGCGGCCGGAGCTGAGCCAGCCCCGCTGGCAGATCGTGGGGCGCTGGGAGCGGCCGCGGCTGGTGTCGGCGGGCTGGAAGCACCGGGAGGCGTGCGGGGATTACTTCCAGCTGGAGCCTTCTCAGGAGGCTGCCCCCGCTTTGAAGGCTCCGCCGGCTCCTCAGGGCCAGTCCTTCGccgagctggggctgcagccggcGCTGCTGGCCGCCCTGCAGCGCCTGGAGGTCGGCCGCCCCACGGCGGTGCAGCGCCTCGCCATCCCCGCCCTGCTCCGCGGCCGCAGCGCCCTGTGCGCCGCCGAGACGGGCAGCGGCAAGACGCTGGCTTACCTGCTGCCGCTGCTCGACCGCCTGCTCGCCCGGCccgaggagaaggaggaggagaaggaggaggagaaaaaggtgGCGGCGCCCCGCGGGCTGGTGGTGGTGCCGTCGCGGGAGCTGGCGGCGCAGGTGGGCgcggtggcggcggcgctgTGCCGGCcggcggggctgcggctgcGGGGGCTGAcgggcggcggcgccgcgggCGGGCTGAGGCGGCAGCTGAGGGGGCCGGGGGTCGCCGTGCTGCTGGGCACCCCCGGGGCGCTGCGGGATGCGCTGCGGAGGAGGTTCCTGAGCCTCGGGAGGCTGCGGTGGATGGTGCTGGACGAGGCGGACACGCTGATGGACGAGTCCTTCGCCGCGCCCATCGAGGAGATCCTGGCGCACGCCCCGCTCGCTGCTGGGGCCCCTGGGCCGGCTGGGCCCCGCGAGGAGAGGAcgcaggtggtggtggtgggagccACCTTCCCCGCTGGGCTGAGCGAGGTGCTGGGGAGGTTCGTCGACGTGGGCCGCTTCGCCAGCCTGGCCACCCAGGGCCTGCACCGCCTGCCGCCCCACGTCCAGCAGAAGTTCGTCCGGCTGAAGGGCCAGGACAAGCTGCCAgaactgctgcagctcctcaagGACCACCCGGCATCCGGTGGGGCCGTCATCATCTTCTGCAACAGCGCCAGCACTGTCAACTGGCTGGGCTACATCCTGGATGACCACAAAATCAAGCACCTGAGGTTGCAGGGGCAGATGTCAGCCGTTGCCAGAGCCGGCATCTTTGCCTCCTTTCAGAAGGGTGACGTTTCTGTCCTTGTCTGCACTGACCTGGCCTCCCGGGGGCTGGACACCAGCAGCGTGCAGCTAGTGGTCAACTACGACTTCCCAGACACTCTGCAGGACTACCTGCACCGCGTGGGGCGGGTTGGACGCGTCGGAAGCAAGACCCCTGGAGCTGTGGTTAGCTTTGTCACCCATAAGTGGGATGTGGACCTGGTGCGGAAGATCGAGACTGCAGCCCGGAAAAGGACAGGTCTCCCAGGCATGGACTCCTCTATTAATGAGCCTCCGCCTAAAGCAGATTGA